In Chryseobacterium salivictor, the DNA window GATGATTGCATTGATAATCCTTAAAATTCTTTCATCGGCATGATCAATAAATTCATGAATTTTTTTTCTAATATCCAATGTAGTTTCCATTTCTAAGGTGTATTTATACTTTCAAATGTACTAAAATTTATCTTATCCGATGGAACTGTTTGACTGTATTTTGCGCGATCTACTTAGAAAACATCCGCAATGTATTTTCCGTCGTAATCCTATCAATTTCAGAAAAGTCTTTCCCGTAAATATTCACCAGTTTTCTGGAAATTCTGCGGGCGGTCACAGTAAAAAGCCGAATAATAAAAGTAATTTTTCGAGAGGAAAATAGCTTTTCGCTAAAAAAAAACATTTGCCACGAACCCGCGAATTAATTATTTGTGAATTCGTGGCATTTTTTATAGATTTCGTTTGTTAAAAACCGGATTTGCATACATTTCTAAAAGCGCTTGATTCATACAATTATTATTTTTAATAATGCTTAAATTCATTCTTTTGATAAAGAACTGCTTTTCATTCTCAGTATAATATTTCGAATATAGGGTGCTGTTTTTTAGTAAATCTGCAGCAATGTAATTACTTGGCCAAAGTTGAAAACATATGCCACGAACCCGCGAATTAATTATTTGTGAATTCGTGGCATTTTTTATAGATTTCGCTTGTTAAAAACGGGATTTGCGTACATTTCCAAAAACGCTTGCTTCATACAATGATTATTTTTAACAATGCTTAAATTCATTCTTTTGATAAAGAATTGCTTTTCCTTTTCAGTATAATATTTCGAATATAGGGTGCTGTTTTTCAGTACATCTGCAGCAATATAATTACTTGGCCAAAGTTGGTAACCCTCTATAATTTTTTGGGTTAAAACCTCTGCCAACTGCTGTATTTGCTTATTAGAATTGGAAACCGCGTTTTCAATATCCGTATAAATCTCATCTTCTATCTTGCCAAAATGCAGGTGAATTCTTTTCTTTTGGCCAGAGACGCCCGTCATAATATTGAGAAAATCTTCGTTTTTGTGCTTTTCCTGATTCAGTTGATCTGCGCACATTTTTTCAACTTTCAATTTGTCTGTCGGGTCTAACTCATACGAAATAGAAACAGGTACTACTTTTAATTTTTTAAAATAGGAACAAGGTTTACTTTGCGCATCAAACATCGAAATCATTTTCAAAACGCCAACCTGGGTGAAATCATTACCATCTTTAGCACGACCTTCCCGCTGCGCAATCCAAACCGAGCGATGTTCACTGGTTAATAACTGGAAAATATATTCAGATAAAAGTTTGCTGTTTTCTAAAAGTTCCCTTGGCGCTGCACTACGTTTTACAAAAAAATTACGGTTTAGTTTTGCCAAAATAAGGTACAAATCTCTTTGCACCAAATTATCTCCAATAACCGATGCTGTAAGATTTAAACCTTTCTCTAACAAAGCGAAATTTAACAAACACGTGTCTAAAAGAATATCCCGGTGATTGGAAATAAAAAGATACGATTCATTTTTATTCAAATTTTCTGCTCCGGAAATCGTAAATCCGTCAGAACTTGCTTTCAAAACATTCTTGATGCTTGGGTAAATAATGGCTTTCTGAAAATCTTCGATCGAATGAATATCGCCAACAATCTGCTGTATTTTTTCATCTGAAATATTGGGAAGACTATAATGCAGAAGAAGTTTCATCATAGGATGGCGCATTATAAAGCGTATTGCAGGATTCACTTCTTCGGGATGATAAAATCTTATACTGTCGAATTTCTCTTTCATGATCTTTCTTTACCTATTAAAAATGCGACCTGCATTGTCCGTTGTAATCTGCCCGATTTCAGAAAAATCTTTATTATAGATATTCACAAGTTTTCCAACCACCAAATCCAGATAAGAACTTTCATTCCTTTTGCCACGGTGCGGAACCGGCGCCAAATAAGGCGAATCGGTTTCCAGGACTATTTTATCTAAAGGAATCTGATCTAAAAACTGATCGATTTTTCCGTTTTTAAAGGTGACTACTCCACCGATTCCTAAAATGAAATTCA includes these proteins:
- a CDS encoding 1-acyl-sn-glycerol-3-phosphate acyltransferase; translated protein: MKEKFDSIRFYHPEEVNPAIRFIMRHPMMKLLLHYSLPNISDEKIQQIVGDIHSIEDFQKAIIYPSIKNVLKASSDGFTISGAENLNKNESYLFISNHRDILLDTCLLNFALLEKGLNLTASVIGDNLVQRDLYLILAKLNRNFFVKRSAAPRELLENSKLLSEYIFQLLTSEHRSVWIAQREGRAKDGNDFTQVGVLKMISMFDAQSKPCSYFKKLKVVPVSISYELDPTDKLKVEKMCADQLNQEKHKNEDFLNIMTGVSGQKKRIHLHFGKIEDEIYTDIENAVSNSNKQIQQLAEVLTQKIIEGYQLWPSNYIAADVLKNSTLYSKYYTEKEKQFFIKRMNLSIVKNNHCMKQAFLEMYANPVFNKRNL